From Columba livia isolate bColLiv1 breed racing homer chromosome 5, bColLiv1.pat.W.v2, whole genome shotgun sequence, one genomic window encodes:
- the LOC102095772 gene encoding inositol 1,4,5-trisphosphate receptor-interacting protein-like 1, whose translation MEQRAEMLKRETTRLWQEEEQMKQEQRNQESNSFTWASLLLSALQHWQFWVVAGVLVLLFGLCWWLRKRSREPEREEESSDSDVEEEEHEEENDNANEAEEENDDANDPGMFFEEHIQWPVQHLDRDCQTVRDLMETFILVFQYILSNTSFPVLENAIEVGSAFEGWSPREEDITYRLLVPLKPPRGHIFHLEPGPVWLARNFRIRVELVCTCETEQPVGETRCFLHDLEQDQRRNASFSTLDDLCTDSYLDVQKIARYFQMFVRHSWRALPISAAHRLTVLPADRSCKFCVTRGWEKRILIEFFFGVQEGTSDIFVSSQYTEAAYTPSTMWPETYAVAEIKFFSYIARHAQPDTYHLRCLQVCVRCLLGRDFSTYTLKTVVMHLLTTIPLSDWRRRHFWEQLNDILQYLQSCLEKKQLNHFFIGNENVPEEIILPLELRVAEPVNLFQHLAQNPDIHEHAQLEFEELRSRLQRLVLHGR comes from the coding sequence ATGGAGCAGCGTGCGGAGATGCTGAAACGGGAGACGACTAGGCTGtggcaggaggaagagcagatgaagcaggagcagaggaaccAGGAATCAAACAGCTTTACCTGGGCatccctgctcctctctgccTTGCAGCACTGGCAGTTCTGGGTGGTTGCTGGAGTCCTGGTCCTGCTCtttgggctctgctggtggctTAGGAAACGGAGCCGTgagccagagagagaagaggagagctCCGACAGTGacgtggaggaggaggaacacgAAGAAGAGAATGACAATGCAAATGAAGCTGAAGAAGAGAATGATGATGCAAATGACCCGGGAATGTTTTTTGAAGAGCACATCCAGTGGCCAGTTCAGCACCTGGACAGAGATTGCCAGACTGTGAGGGACCTTATGGAAACTTTCATCCTTGTCTTCCAGTATATCTTGTCAAATACTAGTTTCCCAGTGCTGGAAAATGCCATCGAGGTGGGCAGTGCCTTTGAAGGGTGGAGTCCCCGTGAGGAAGACATCACCTACCGCCTGCTTGTGCCCCTGAAACCCCCCCGTGGACACATCTTCCACCTGGAGCCGGGCCCCGTGTGGCTGGCGAGGAACTTTCGCATCCGCGTGGAGTTGGTGTGCACCTGTGAGACGGAGCAGCCGGTAGGAGAGACACGTTGCTTTCTCCATGACCTCGAGCAGGACCAGAGGAGGAATGCAAGCTTCAGCACCCTAGACGACCTCTGCACTGACTCCTACCTAGATGTGCAGAAAATTGCTCGCTATTTCCAGATGTTTGTGAGACATTCCTGGAGGGCTCTGCCTATTTCAGCTGCACACCGTCTAACAGTGCTGCCCGCCGACCGCTCCTGCAAATTCTGTGTGACACGAGGCTGGGAGAAAAGGATTTTAATTGAGTTTTTTTTTGGGGTGCAAGAAGGCACCTCGGACATCTTCGTGAGCAGCCAGTATACAGAGGCTGCCTACACCCCAAGCACAATGTGGCCAGAGACCTACGCTGTGGCAGAGATTAAGTTCTTCAGTTATATCGCCAGACATGCACAGCCTGACACCTACCACCTCAGATGCCTGCAGGTCTGCGTCCGCTGCCTGCTGGGCAGAGACTTTTCCACCTACACATTGAAGACCGTTGTGATGCACCTGCTGACCACTATACCCCTGTCAGACTGGCGCAGGAGGCATTTCTGGGAACAGCTGAACGACATCCTGCAGtacctgcagagctgcctggagaagaaacaactgaacCACTTCTTCATTGGCAATGAGAATGTGCCTGAGGAGATCATCTTGCCCCTGGAATTGCGAGTGGCTGAACCAGTCAACCTCTTCCAGCACCTGGCGCAGAATCCCGACATCCATGAGCACGCACAGCTTGAGTTTGAGGAGTTGCGAAGTCGGCTTCAGAGACTGGTTCTCCACGGACGCTGA